The Bradyrhizobium oligotrophicum S58 genome contains the following window.
CGCCATTGGCGATCACGGCGATCGCGACCTCCGGCACCTGGCTCATCCGCAGCGGCCGGTAGCTGTCGAAGTTGGTCTGCTCGATGCCGCCATCCTTCAACGTCGCCTTCTCGTACATCGCGAGCGACAGCCCCCACAGCGCCGCGCCCTCGACCTGGGCGCGGATGTTGTCGGGATGCACCTGGGTGCCGACATCGGTCGCCACCGTGAGCTTCTTCACCGTGACCTCGCCGGTCTCAGCAACCGCGACATGGGCGACGCACGCCGTCCAGCTCGCGGTCGCCCGCTCCTGCGACGACACGCAGGACACGCCCATGCCCTCGCCCTTCGGCAGCTTCTTGGCGCCGTAGCCCGACAGGCCCATCGCCGCCAGCAGCGTATTGCGCAGCCGCTGCGCGCCGCCGTCGTTCTTGCCCTTGCCGTCGAGCAGCGCGATGCGGAACTGCGCCGGGTCCTGTCCCGACGCAGCTGCGATCTCGTCGATCATGCTCTCGACCGCCCAGAACGTCCAACCCGGCGCCACCGAGCGCAGCTGCCCCGACGGCGTCGCATTGTGCGCGAGCTCGTTCTTGATCGCGCGCACATGGTGGTTGGGCACGGTGTAGAAGAAGTCGGCGCCGTTGACCGTGAACGAGTCGAGCGGGCCCTTCTTGTCGACCGAGGGCGACAGGAAGTCCGGGATGCCCCAGCGCGCCGTCGGCCACGCCGAGACGACGTCGTGGCTCAAGGCAATGAGCTTGCCGTTGCTGTCGAGCCCCGCCTTGACTTTCTGGTAGGTGAGCGGCCGCGAGTAGTCCATCGTCATGTCGTTCTCGCGGGAATAGATCACCTTGACCGGCTTGCCCACGGCCTTGGCCGCCTGCACCGCCGGGATCATCATGTCGGCATCGAGCCTGCGGCCGAAGCCGCCGCCGAGCCAAGCCTGGTGCATCACGACGAATTTCGGATCGATCCCGGCGGCACCCGCCGCGATCGCACCTGATCGCGTCGCGAACTGATTGCCGGAATAGATGTGCAGGATGTCGCCCTTGAACTCGGCGGTGGCGTTCATCGGCTCCAGCGGCGCGTGGATGTTGATGCTGGTGGTGTACTCCGCCTCCAGCACCTTGGCCGCGCCGGCCAGCGCCGCGGCGGGATCGCCATCCTTGACGAAGAACTGCCCGGCATCGTCCTGCGCCTGCAGCCGCATCGCCTCGGTGATGATGGTGTCGGTGCTGACATTGGCGTACGGGCCCTTGTCGTAGCTGATCTTGAGCGCATCCGCCGCCTTCCTGGCGTTGGCGTAGGTGTTGGCGACCGCGACCACCCAGCCCGAGGTCGAACCGGTCTTGTCGTCGAGCGTCACCGCCTTGATGAAGCCCGGCACCTTCTTGGCCTCGGAGTCGTCGACCGCCGTGACGGTTGCGCCGAAGCGCACCGGCGGCGTCACCACCTTGCCGTAGACCATGCCCGGCAGCATCGTATCGATGCCGTATTTGGCCGTGCCGTTGGTCTTCGACGGGATGTCGAGCTGCGGCACCGAGACGCCGATCATGGTGTACTGATCCGGCGTCTTCAGCGTGATCGCCTTCAGCTCGTCCGGCGTGAAG
Protein-coding sequences here:
- a CDS encoding xanthine dehydrogenase family protein molybdopterin-binding subunit — its product is MNQHVKTNSSVATDLSRRSFLVGTAATGLVLGYAGLPDSAFAAAAPANFEPSVWYAIAPDGLVTVTCGKADMGQHIASTMAQILCEELGAAWKDMRVQLASNDPKFNDPVLGAQITGGSWSTMMNFDAMSRAGAAGRIALTEAAATAMGVPAKELVVRDSVVMHPKSKKQMTYAEIVKSGKITKSFTPDELKAITLKTPDQYTMIGVSVPQLDIPSKTNGTAKYGIDTMLPGMVYGKVVTPPVRFGATVTAVDDSEAKKVPGFIKAVTLDDKTGSTSGWVVAVANTYANARKAADALKISYDKGPYANVSTDTIITEAMRLQAQDDAGQFFVKDGDPAAALAGAAKVLEAEYTTSINIHAPLEPMNATAEFKGDILHIYSGNQFATRSGAIAAGAAGIDPKFVVMHQAWLGGGFGRRLDADMMIPAVQAAKAVGKPVKVIYSRENDMTMDYSRPLTYQKVKAGLDSNGKLIALSHDVVSAWPTARWGIPDFLSPSVDKKGPLDSFTVNGADFFYTVPNHHVRAIKNELAHNATPSGQLRSVAPGWTFWAVESMIDEIAAASGQDPAQFRIALLDGKGKNDGGAQRLRNTLLAAMGLSGYGAKKLPKGEGMGVSCVSSQERATASWTACVAHVAVAETGEVTVKKLTVATDVGTQVHPDNIRAQVEGAALWGLSLAMYEKATLKDGGIEQTNFDSYRPLRMSQVPEVAIAVIANGEKATGVGEPAVTVVAPALGNAIYNACGARLRSLPITAAAVKAAMQA